In one window of Thermococcus sp. DNA:
- a CDS encoding DUF530 family protein, whose amino-acid sequence MTTTEELVAQVNKILDDIGIDLGRHFERFDPVELALNLKSNLSLLSELEEELERRVGDTAPSVRFVDKKSRDPHLQWIYRKKHNRTLALERLRSAITAHKIALAHLSASYSFFLGKKEISLDEIRKENVRKVRAEERPFRLGRLEILPHLAYSGDVLRLLAREGVNVREAFKFIKGKLRERGTIRTRSLRIEVEYFENNRLKKARLDIPADADIEMELRKRFGRRFRWRVLSFVKTRGVLINNHYTVDNLALAYAVLDPEKGAEKLGLDIFRYYFLTSPADRETLSLYPGIKSCVDCHYSILDLPFRHEEKFRTGTGSMFLIRKCELERELVGRKKDISGIPNHLLGGVLLYGMSDYDEERVAEILGIDEDELREAIRKFVISGLHRVLFPGTDKFDKFMPKSERAKRFLDLLQG is encoded by the coding sequence ATGACGACGACCGAGGAGCTTGTGGCGCAGGTCAACAAGATACTCGATGACATCGGGATAGACCTCGGCAGGCACTTTGAGAGGTTTGACCCGGTAGAGCTGGCCCTTAACCTAAAGTCCAACCTCTCCCTCCTCAGCGAGCTTGAGGAGGAGCTTGAGAGGCGCGTCGGCGACACGGCTCCTTCGGTCAGGTTCGTGGACAAAAAGAGCCGTGACCCTCACCTCCAGTGGATATACAGGAAGAAGCACAACAGGACGCTCGCCCTTGAGAGGCTTCGCTCGGCAATTACCGCCCACAAGATAGCGCTCGCCCACCTCTCCGCCAGCTACTCCTTTTTTCTAGGGAAGAAGGAGATAAGTCTGGACGAAATCAGAAAGGAAAACGTCCGGAAGGTCAGGGCGGAGGAAAGACCCTTCCGCCTCGGCAGGCTTGAAATACTCCCCCATCTGGCCTACTCCGGGGACGTCCTCCGACTGCTCGCGAGGGAAGGCGTCAACGTCAGGGAGGCCTTCAAGTTCATAAAGGGCAAGCTCAGGGAGAGGGGCACCATCAGGACGAGGAGTTTGAGGATAGAGGTCGAGTACTTTGAAAACAACAGGCTGAAGAAGGCGAGGCTGGACATACCGGCCGATGCGGACATAGAGATGGAGCTGAGGAAGCGCTTCGGCAGGCGGTTCCGCTGGCGCGTCCTGAGCTTCGTCAAAACCCGGGGTGTCCTCATAAACAACCACTACACCGTTGACAACCTTGCTCTGGCGTATGCCGTCCTCGATCCAGAGAAAGGAGCCGAAAAGCTCGGCCTCGACATCTTCCGCTACTACTTCCTCACCTCACCTGCGGACAGGGAAACCCTCAGCCTCTACCCGGGGATAAAGTCCTGCGTTGACTGCCACTACTCAATCCTCGACCTTCCATTCAGGCACGAGGAGAAATTCAGGACGGGAACTGGTAGTATGTTCCTGATAAGGAAGTGCGAGCTTGAGCGGGAGCTCGTGGGGAGGAAGAAGGACATAAGCGGCATACCCAACCACCTTCTCGGCGGGGTTCTGCTCTACGGCATGAGCGACTACGACGAAGAAAGGGTCGCCGAGATACTGGGCATAGACGAGGATGAGCTCAGGGAAGCCATCAGGAAGTTCGTCATCTCCGGCCTTCACAGGGTTCTGTTCCCCGGCACGGACAAGTTCGATAAGTTCATGCCCAAGAGCGAGAGGGCAAAGCGCTTCCTTGACCTCCTTCAGGGGTGA
- a CDS encoding KH domain-containing protein: protein MDEFERLLKKYERIDKDGRVVEEEKGEEISYFAEGEQEEFVRIPKERIAVLIGKKGQTKKEIERRTGTRIEVDSETGEVFITSTKETKDPLAVWKARDVVLAIGRGFSPERAFRLFNEGETLEVINLPDIIIGNDKNALPRVRGRIIGRKGRTREIIEEMSGADVSVYGKTVAIIGNPIQVEVAKTAIEKLAKGSPHGVVYKYLERRKKDLELESSAYYEALERDFEEE, encoded by the coding sequence ATGGACGAGTTTGAGAGACTCCTCAAGAAGTATGAAAGGATTGACAAGGATGGAAGGGTGGTTGAAGAAGAGAAAGGGGAAGAAATAAGCTACTTCGCCGAGGGAGAGCAGGAGGAGTTCGTTAGGATTCCTAAGGAAAGGATAGCCGTCCTCATCGGGAAGAAGGGGCAGACGAAGAAGGAAATCGAGAGGAGAACCGGGACGAGGATAGAGGTTGACAGCGAGACGGGGGAGGTCTTCATAACCTCGACAAAGGAAACCAAAGACCCCCTGGCGGTGTGGAAGGCGAGGGATGTGGTTCTAGCCATTGGAAGGGGCTTCTCCCCGGAGAGGGCCTTCAGGCTCTTCAACGAGGGGGAGACCCTTGAGGTCATAAACCTCCCCGACATCATAATCGGGAACGACAAGAACGCCCTGCCCAGGGTCAGGGGCAGGATAATCGGCAGGAAGGGCAGGACAAGGGAGATAATCGAGGAGATGAGCGGGGCCGATGTAAGCGTTTACGGTAAGACCGTTGCGATAATAGGAAACCCGATTCAGGTGGAAGTTGCAAAGACGGCAATAGAAAAGCTCGCTAAGGGTTCTCCCCACGGTGTCGTTTACAAGTACCTTGAGAGGAGGAAGAAGGACCTCGAACTGGAAAGCTCGGCCTATTACGAGGCACTTGAAAGGGATTTTGAGGAGGAATGA
- the rnhB gene encoding ribonuclease HII gives MKVAGIDEAGRGPVIGPMVIATAVFDESKLPELKALGVRDSKRLSPKRREKLFEEIVKLADDYVILILSPEEIDSRGETLNELEVEKFSEALNALKVKPDVVYIDSADVEEARFGERIKDRLGFDVKVVAEHKADDKFLPVSAASILAKVTRDRAIEELKKGYGEIGSGYPSDPRTRAFLESYYKQHGEFPPIVRRSWKTLRKIEEKLKKERRGQLTLEAFL, from the coding sequence ATGAAGGTGGCAGGAATAGACGAGGCCGGAAGGGGGCCTGTGATAGGGCCGATGGTCATAGCGACGGCCGTTTTCGACGAGTCAAAGCTCCCCGAGCTGAAGGCCCTTGGGGTGAGGGACTCCAAAAGGCTGAGCCCGAAGAGGAGGGAGAAGCTCTTCGAGGAGATAGTGAAACTCGCAGATGACTACGTCATCCTGATCCTTTCCCCGGAGGAGATAGACTCCCGCGGGGAGACCCTGAACGAGCTGGAAGTTGAGAAGTTCAGCGAGGCCCTGAATGCGCTTAAGGTCAAGCCCGATGTCGTTTACATAGACTCGGCGGACGTCGAGGAGGCCCGCTTCGGTGAGAGGATAAAGGATAGGCTCGGCTTCGACGTGAAGGTTGTGGCGGAGCATAAAGCGGACGACAAGTTTCTGCCAGTTTCGGCCGCCTCAATCCTCGCCAAGGTGACCCGCGACAGGGCCATAGAGGAGCTGAAAAAGGGGTACGGTGAAATCGGCTCAGGTTATCCGAGCGACCCGAGGACGAGGGCTTTTCTCGAAAGCTATTACAAGCAACATGGCGAGTTTCCCCCGATAGTCAGGAGAAGCTGGAAGACGCTGAGGAAGATAGAGGAG
- the top6B gene encoding DNA topoisomerase VI subunit B — protein MAEASQLFKEFKIQSVSEFFRRNAAMLGYTGKVRSLTTLVHEAVTNSLDACEEAGIPPYIRVEIEELGREHYKVVVEDNGPGIPEKYITHVFGKMLAGTKAHRNIQSRGQQGIGISGAVMFAQITSGKATRVITSTGDDVIEAWVKIDVDKNEGKIVKKEKHPNPEKWHGTRIELEVKNVKYMRSKQGVYWYLKLTAIANPHAHIELIEPDGRLVVFPRSSDEVPKPPVEMKPHPRGVLTDDVYRMAKKTKRQTVRRFLIGEFSRISDKKVDELIEYIAALRLIKTEKDKKVQEQLYERLAKGEVKAVLRSFRGYTKVVKQVAKLMEKPPEKLTWHEAEEIVEAFKYMKFLAPPTHGLRPIGEENIEKGLRGILKPEFVTAITRPPKVYSGGIPFQVEVGLAYGGEIPAGFELLRYANRVPLLFDAGSCVTTQAARSIDWKRYKIDDLDRAPLVLMINVVSVHVPYTGTGKQSIASVEEIYNEIRLAIMDAARRLQTYLSGKHRKLYQVKRRKTFEKYVPEIARALSILTGEPEEAIREYFLRFIEGHFASKEAPVEVSENA, from the coding sequence ATGGCAGAGGCGAGTCAACTCTTTAAGGAGTTCAAAATCCAGAGCGTCAGCGAGTTCTTCAGGCGAAACGCGGCAATGCTTGGCTACACCGGCAAGGTCCGCTCTCTCACAACGCTCGTCCATGAGGCGGTGACCAACTCCCTCGATGCATGCGAGGAGGCTGGGATTCCGCCCTACATAAGGGTCGAGATTGAGGAACTTGGAAGGGAGCACTACAAGGTCGTGGTGGAGGACAACGGACCGGGAATTCCCGAGAAGTACATAACCCACGTCTTCGGGAAGATGCTCGCGGGAACCAAGGCCCACAGGAACATACAGAGTCGCGGTCAGCAGGGTATTGGTATAAGTGGCGCAGTCATGTTCGCCCAGATAACGAGCGGAAAGGCAACGCGCGTCATAACCTCGACGGGGGATGATGTAATCGAGGCGTGGGTTAAAATCGACGTTGACAAGAACGAGGGTAAAATCGTAAAGAAGGAAAAGCATCCAAACCCCGAGAAGTGGCACGGGACGAGGATAGAGCTTGAGGTCAAGAACGTTAAGTACATGCGCTCGAAGCAGGGCGTCTACTGGTACCTCAAGCTCACAGCCATAGCCAACCCCCACGCCCACATCGAGCTGATTGAACCCGATGGCAGACTCGTGGTGTTCCCCCGGTCGAGCGACGAGGTTCCCAAGCCACCGGTTGAGATGAAGCCCCACCCGCGCGGTGTTCTCACGGACGACGTCTACCGGATGGCGAAGAAGACCAAGCGTCAAACGGTGAGGCGCTTCCTGATAGGCGAGTTCTCGCGCATAAGCGACAAGAAGGTAGATGAGCTAATCGAGTACATAGCTGCCCTGAGGCTGATAAAGACCGAGAAGGACAAGAAGGTTCAGGAACAGCTCTACGAGAGGCTCGCTAAGGGTGAGGTAAAGGCCGTCCTCCGCTCCTTCAGGGGCTATACAAAGGTCGTCAAGCAGGTTGCGAAGCTCATGGAGAAGCCACCCGAGAAGCTCACCTGGCACGAGGCTGAAGAAATAGTTGAGGCCTTCAAGTACATGAAGTTTTTGGCCCCTCCAACCCACGGCTTGAGGCCGATAGGCGAGGAGAACATCGAGAAAGGCCTTAGGGGAATCCTCAAGCCGGAGTTCGTTACGGCAATCACGAGGCCACCGAAGGTCTACTCCGGCGGAATACCCTTCCAGGTCGAGGTTGGCCTCGCCTACGGCGGTGAGATTCCGGCGGGCTTTGAACTCCTCAGGTACGCCAACAGGGTTCCGCTCCTCTTCGATGCCGGCTCGTGTGTGACGACTCAAGCGGCACGCTCGATAGACTGGAAGAGGTACAAGATAGACGACCTCGATAGGGCGCCCCTTGTCCTCATGATAAACGTTGTATCAGTTCACGTTCCCTACACGGGAACCGGAAAGCAGAGCATAGCGAGCGTTGAGGAGATATACAACGAGATACGCCTTGCCATAATGGACGCGGCGAGAAGGTTGCAGACCTATCTCAGTGGCAAGCACAGGAAGCTCTACCAAGTTAAGAGGAGGAAGACCTTCGAGAAGTACGTGCCCGAGATAGCGAGGGCGCTGAGCATACTAACCGGCGAACCCGAGGAGGCCATTAGGGAGTACTTCCTAAGGTTTATCGAGGGCCATTTTGCATCCAAGGAGGCTCCGGTGGAGGTGAGCGAGAATGCCTAA
- a CDS encoding metal ABC transporter ATP-binding protein — MEAVKAENLTISYSGKPALSDVTFTLEEGKTLLLLGPNGAGKTTLLKTIACFHREYTGKLEVFGREPCNARELIGYVPQSHALNERVPLTALEVVAMGGIYRRGFVHFKIPPEVIDRARKALNFVGLGSVENKLFRELSGGQKQRVLLARALMSDPKLLLLDEPLSALDPSARAEVANVLDKIKRMKSVTMIITTHDINPLLEIGDLVMLINRRLIAFGRPEAVLTDEVVKSVYGPMARVIPMGGKIYCITGDFHVHRGGHL, encoded by the coding sequence ATGGAGGCGGTAAAGGCCGAGAACCTGACGATATCCTACAGCGGAAAGCCAGCGCTCAGCGACGTTACGTTCACGCTGGAGGAGGGGAAAACGCTACTCCTGCTCGGGCCGAACGGTGCCGGAAAGACGACATTGCTCAAGACGATAGCGTGCTTTCACAGGGAATACACGGGAAAGCTTGAGGTCTTCGGGCGGGAACCCTGCAATGCGAGGGAGCTGATAGGCTACGTGCCCCAGAGCCATGCCCTCAACGAGCGCGTCCCCCTCACGGCCCTCGAAGTTGTCGCCATGGGCGGGATTTACAGGAGAGGTTTCGTCCATTTCAAAATACCCCCCGAGGTTATAGATAGGGCCAGAAAGGCCCTGAACTTCGTCGGGCTTGGCAGTGTAGAGAACAAGCTGTTCAGGGAGCTGAGTGGGGGCCAGAAGCAGAGGGTTCTCCTCGCGAGGGCCCTGATGAGCGACCCGAAGCTCCTCCTTTTAGATGAGCCCCTCTCGGCTCTCGACCCCAGTGCCAGGGCAGAGGTCGCGAACGTTCTGGACAAGATAAAGAGGATGAAAAGCGTGACGATGATAATAACCACCCACGACATAAACCCGCTCCTTGAGATTGGAGACCTTGTTATGCTCATAAACAGGAGGCTGATAGCCTTCGGAAGGCCCGAGGCGGTTCTCACCGATGAGGTCGTGAAGTCCGTCTACGGCCCCATGGCCAGGGTAATACCCATGGGCGGGAAGATTTACTGCATAACCGGGGACTTCCACGTCCACAGGGGTGGGCACCTATGA
- a CDS encoding metal ABC transporter permease, with protein MIPEFILRALLASVMVSVLLGFLSPLINTKGLAFLTHALFHALLFGAVLGMILALLLNSYSLVLLVALAVTIAVVLTIAELEKIGFTPDSAVGITASFVAGLTVLGFGVLYKVMATRPYFPLTENIVSYLTGDIFLISLDDLVLLVAGGTAIFFTLLFLYRDFLYLSFDPEGVESYGGNARAYLMVLYVLVGAIGALIVQTVGLITLQVVAVLPGAIALMVSNDLRKVLAVSLFTTLTVQLSSVVLAYYTAIPPSGIATVILGAIYGLLLARWRS; from the coding sequence ATGATTCCCGAGTTCATCCTGAGGGCCCTCCTCGCGAGCGTTATGGTGAGCGTCCTGCTCGGCTTTCTGAGTCCCCTCATAAACACCAAGGGGCTGGCCTTCTTAACGCACGCCCTCTTTCACGCGCTCCTTTTCGGGGCAGTACTCGGAATGATACTCGCGCTCCTGCTGAACAGCTATTCCCTCGTTCTTCTGGTCGCATTGGCCGTGACGATAGCTGTCGTCCTCACCATAGCGGAGCTGGAGAAGATAGGCTTTACCCCGGATTCTGCCGTGGGAATAACGGCAAGCTTCGTTGCGGGGTTGACTGTTCTCGGCTTCGGAGTACTCTACAAGGTGATGGCAACGAGACCCTACTTCCCCCTGACAGAGAACATAGTCTCTTACCTCACCGGAGACATATTCCTCATCTCCCTCGATGACCTAGTTCTTTTGGTGGCCGGAGGGACTGCGATATTCTTCACCCTCCTCTTCCTTTACAGGGACTTCCTCTACCTGAGCTTCGATCCCGAAGGAGTTGAGAGCTACGGGGGCAACGCGAGGGCCTACCTCATGGTTCTCTACGTTCTCGTTGGTGCCATAGGCGCGCTTATAGTCCAGACCGTTGGGCTGATAACCCTTCAGGTTGTGGCGGTTCTTCCCGGGGCGATAGCACTGATGGTAAGCAACGACCTGAGGAAGGTTCTCGCGGTGAGCCTCTTCACGACCCTCACCGTCCAGCTGTCCTCGGTTGTTCTGGCCTACTACACCGCAATCCCGCCGAGCGGTATAGCCACCGTAATCCTCGGCGCAATCTACGGTCTCCTTCTGGCGAGGTGGAGGTCATGA
- a CDS encoding serine protein kinase RIO — MREELIEREIEEVLGLRERREKDSELYKIANEVFDRTTKETLAYLHRRGKIEELYGVISTGKEANVFAGIDGEGRRVAVKIYRTYTTEFRRIWEYLAADPRIGYLPKDMRKLVFQWTRREFKNLQRAIKYAVRAPEPIAFRNNVLVMEFIGDESPAPRLKDIEKSLSKEDFEELYSYLIGTIERLWKRGDMVHGDLSEYNVLLWDSPVIIDWSQATVKRNRMSVELLKRDLRNVISYFARKGVDVDDYDEKLRELLG; from the coding sequence ATGAGAGAAGAGCTCATTGAGAGGGAAATCGAGGAAGTCCTTGGCCTCAGGGAGAGGCGGGAGAAGGACAGCGAGCTCTACAAGATAGCCAACGAGGTCTTTGACAGAACTACGAAGGAGACCCTTGCTTATCTCCACAGGCGCGGGAAAATCGAGGAACTCTACGGCGTCATAAGCACTGGCAAAGAGGCCAACGTCTTCGCCGGAATCGATGGCGAGGGCAGAAGGGTCGCCGTGAAGATATACAGGACTTACACGACGGAGTTCAGGAGGATATGGGAGTACCTGGCTGCTGACCCGCGCATCGGCTACCTCCCGAAGGACATGAGGAAGCTCGTCTTCCAGTGGACAAGGAGGGAGTTCAAGAACCTCCAGCGGGCCATCAAGTACGCGGTTCGCGCTCCAGAACCCATAGCCTTCCGGAACAACGTGCTGGTGATGGAGTTCATAGGGGACGAGAGCCCCGCTCCGAGGCTTAAGGACATCGAGAAGTCCCTCTCAAAGGAGGACTTCGAGGAGCTCTACTCCTACCTCATCGGAACCATAGAGAGGCTCTGGAAGCGCGGTGACATGGTGCACGGTGACCTGAGCGAGTACAACGTCCTCCTCTGGGATTCACCGGTGATAATCGACTGGTCTCAGGCAACGGTTAAGAGGAACAGGATGAGCGTGGAGCTCCTTAAGAGAGACTTGAGGAACGTTATAAGCTACTTCGCGAGAAAAGGAGTTGACGTTGACGATTACGATGAAAAGCTCCGCGAGCTGTTGGGGTGA
- a CDS encoding DUF1699 family protein — protein sequence MRVEVSARTYDELLRKLEGLDERVREVYVNLRPTKEVVVKILENAPNVEKISCPPSLYPKVSKKVIGALKQLGVQLVPEKKPRGRPKKYDEETLRLVRELASKGVPAREISSRLGIPLRTVYYLVREDARR from the coding sequence ATGCGTGTCGAGGTCAGCGCGAGAACCTATGATGAGCTCCTCCGGAAGCTGGAGGGGCTGGATGAGAGGGTGAGGGAGGTTTACGTGAACCTGAGGCCCACTAAGGAGGTCGTCGTCAAGATACTTGAGAACGCCCCCAACGTTGAGAAAATCTCCTGCCCGCCGAGTCTCTATCCAAAGGTCTCTAAAAAGGTCATTGGGGCCCTCAAACAGCTGGGCGTCCAGCTCGTCCCCGAGAAGAAGCCGAGGGGGAGGCCGAAGAAATACGACGAAGAAACTCTGAGGCTCGTTCGGGAGCTGGCCAGCAAGGGCGTTCCGGCCAGGGAGATAAGCTCCCGTCTCGGGATACCTCTGAGAACGGTTTACTATCTGGTTAGGGAAGATGCCAGGAGATAA
- the eif1A gene encoding translation initiation factor eIF-1A has product MAYRKNGKKKDRHVEGDEVIRVPLPDRSKGQLFGVIEQALGAGWMDVRCEDGKVRRCRIPGKLRRRMWMRVGDVVIVQPWPVQTDERGDIVYRYTRTQVDWLLRKGKITQDFLTGGELLL; this is encoded by the coding sequence ATGGCGTACCGCAAGAACGGAAAGAAAAAGGACAGGCACGTTGAAGGGGATGAGGTAATCCGCGTTCCCCTCCCGGACAGGAGTAAGGGACAGCTCTTCGGGGTTATAGAGCAGGCCCTTGGAGCGGGATGGATGGACGTCCGCTGTGAGGACGGCAAGGTGAGGAGATGCAGAATTCCCGGCAAGCTGAGGAGAAGGATGTGGATGCGCGTTGGAGACGTCGTCATAGTCCAGCCCTGGCCCGTTCAGACGGACGAGAGGGGCGACATAGTCTATCGCTATACCAGAACCCAGGTGGACTGGCTCCTCAGGAAGGGCAAGATAACCCAGGACTTCCTCACAGGCGGGGAGCTTTTGCTCTGA
- a CDS encoding DNA topoisomerase IV subunit A — translation MPKRRIHRERPKERFSYDPKKVLSKLEEYGRKVLEEIKAGKNPYFDIPMRGLNNVYFDEKSRLIRMGDKLSRRYFLNVAHARKFMQTLLIMAYVKRLVAENKHASLREAYYANKHTIPGTKENTFEDQRESDPIIEDLERMLGVLREEMHITADRRGYIYGDIVIKDGEDEFNASRLGMGGWAVPGTVEHIQFPEINVDYALVVETAAMADRLIEEKFPRRENALIIATQGQASRGVRRLIHRLHYEEGLPIIVFTDGDPYGWYIYSTIKQGSINLAYLSDKLATPEAKFVGMTMDDIKRYGLENVTEKLKGIPPNKKGGPTGDYKRILEEMEYPWFQNREWQRQLKMALKWGVRIEQQALANKSLEFVAKEYLPEKINSGDLLP, via the coding sequence ATGCCTAAGCGCAGAATCCACCGCGAGAGGCCAAAGGAGCGCTTCTCCTACGACCCGAAGAAAGTCCTCAGCAAGCTTGAAGAATACGGGAGGAAAGTCCTTGAGGAGATTAAGGCCGGGAAGAACCCCTACTTCGATATCCCGATGCGCGGTCTAAACAACGTCTACTTCGACGAGAAGTCAAGACTCATCAGGATGGGCGACAAGCTCTCAAGGAGATACTTCCTCAACGTGGCCCACGCCAGAAAGTTCATGCAGACCCTCCTGATAATGGCCTACGTCAAGCGTTTGGTCGCTGAAAACAAGCACGCGAGCCTCCGTGAAGCCTACTACGCCAACAAGCACACCATCCCCGGAACAAAGGAGAACACCTTCGAAGACCAGCGCGAGAGCGACCCCATCATAGAGGACTTGGAGAGAATGCTCGGGGTTCTGCGCGAGGAGATGCACATCACCGCCGACAGGCGTGGCTACATCTACGGGGACATAGTCATAAAGGATGGCGAAGACGAGTTCAACGCCTCAAGGCTGGGAATGGGAGGATGGGCCGTTCCGGGAACGGTTGAGCACATCCAGTTTCCGGAGATAAACGTTGACTACGCTCTAGTCGTGGAGACAGCAGCTATGGCAGACCGTCTCATCGAGGAAAAGTTCCCGAGGAGGGAGAACGCCCTCATCATAGCGACGCAGGGCCAGGCATCGCGTGGCGTCAGGAGGTTAATCCACAGGCTCCACTACGAGGAAGGCTTACCAATCATAGTCTTCACAGACGGCGACCCCTACGGTTGGTACATCTACTCCACGATAAAGCAGGGTTCAATCAACCTCGCCTACCTCAGCGACAAGCTGGCAACGCCCGAGGCAAAGTTCGTCGGCATGACAATGGACGACATAAAGCGCTACGGCCTTGAGAACGTCACGGAGAAGCTGAAGGGCATACCCCCCAACAAGAAGGGTGGCCCAACCGGTGACTACAAGAGAATCCTTGAGGAGATGGAGTATCCCTGGTTCCAGAACAGGGAGTGGCAGAGACAGCTCAAGATGGCCCTCAAGTGGGGTGTCAGGATTGAACAGCAGGCTCTGGCAAACAAGTCCCTTGAGTTCGTGGCCAAGGAGTACCTGCCCGAAAAGATAAACAGCGGTGATCTGCTGCCATGA
- a CDS encoding AAA family ATPase, with protein sequence MGRFEPMRGAVDSINSYLSEEYEEERIGFAVEEMKLSDNGDYVAVLVRDDYDSRFLHVFETSGKPLSGWEKGVPISCQSEVIIFPGKEYVGVFSKCGGGEITLYPLSGSPREEAKRITFSKPPIYVFLTANDRVIIFGDMRLNFTAPAEVEVVFIPRLPGGYAFFHSIYDTPEEVYILHTFKEPGGKKMFLRVGKVPYPLYPYYSPLEFWDGVEVLFSNPSPQPIKGTIGDIFVGDRHYALLGTKMGKELYLIIDRKLSILPLPGELVFARFTDRGLFIVLGQFRGYLYGGFVPHDRLESKKPLLIDELEDRTLFGRYNPEFLDPKFAGISRSGDVLYLGRTSGKTSSSGDFYYYLLKDNPYLYSHRAGEEAQEREEEGESLSDVLETFKGLILYGPPGTGKTKTAVELAKRAERFEIVTFHQSYSYEDFIEGFRPVEKNGGLVYLVSDGVLKRMAIEAIYRGLRGSTSGDYTEMKREVLEFLEKRRRGEKVEFNPRGRYVLIIDEINRGNISRILGEAITLLDPDKRLGGEMETIITLPYSGEPFALPPNLFIVGTMNSTDRSIAFLDMALRRRFAFVELLPQPELLGSVEVGGVNLQHLLVRINEAIEEERGKDYTIGHGYLMEVALAKDRVRALRRVFYYKILPLLQEYFYGNWEALRRALPGFSFIDEKGRIAEMSDEEFIETLRRLVSEK encoded by the coding sequence ATGGGACGTTTTGAACCGATGAGAGGGGCAGTTGATTCTATAAATTCGTATCTCTCCGAAGAGTACGAAGAGGAGAGGATTGGGTTTGCAGTCGAAGAGATGAAGCTCTCTGATAACGGAGACTACGTGGCCGTTCTTGTGAGAGATGACTACGATTCCCGCTTTTTGCACGTTTTTGAGACGTCGGGTAAACCCCTATCCGGATGGGAAAAGGGGGTTCCAATTTCCTGCCAATCGGAGGTTATAATCTTCCCCGGAAAGGAATACGTCGGGGTGTTTTCAAAATGTGGAGGGGGAGAAATCACGTTGTATCCCCTCTCCGGAAGTCCCCGCGAGGAGGCCAAGAGAATAACGTTCTCAAAACCGCCGATATACGTGTTCCTGACGGCCAACGACCGGGTGATTATCTTTGGGGACATGAGGCTTAATTTCACTGCCCCCGCCGAAGTGGAGGTCGTCTTTATACCGAGACTTCCCGGTGGTTACGCCTTTTTCCACAGCATATACGACACTCCGGAGGAGGTCTACATTCTGCATACGTTTAAGGAACCCGGGGGCAAAAAGATGTTTTTGCGTGTTGGGAAGGTTCCCTACCCCCTCTATCCCTACTACTCACCTCTAGAGTTCTGGGATGGTGTTGAGGTGCTCTTCAGCAATCCCTCTCCCCAACCAATAAAGGGAACCATAGGCGACATCTTCGTCGGGGATAGGCACTACGCCCTGCTCGGAACTAAAATGGGCAAGGAGCTGTACCTGATAATCGACAGAAAACTTTCTATCCTCCCCCTCCCCGGCGAACTTGTCTTTGCCCGCTTTACCGATAGGGGCCTTTTCATAGTTCTTGGACAGTTCAGGGGTTATCTCTACGGGGGCTTCGTCCCTCACGACCGGCTTGAGTCAAAGAAACCTCTGCTCATTGACGAGCTTGAGGACAGAACCCTCTTCGGCAGGTATAACCCTGAGTTCCTCGACCCCAAGTTTGCAGGTATCTCCAGGAGTGGGGATGTGCTCTACCTCGGTAGGACATCCGGAAAGACGAGTTCAAGTGGAGATTTCTACTACTACCTCTTAAAGGACAACCCCTACCTCTACTCCCATAGGGCGGGAGAGGAGGCGCAGGAGCGGGAAGAGGAGGGTGAGTCCCTGAGCGATGTTCTGGAGACCTTTAAGGGCCTTATACTCTACGGTCCCCCCGGAACGGGTAAAACGAAAACGGCCGTGGAACTGGCAAAGAGGGCCGAGCGTTTTGAGATTGTCACATTTCACCAATCGTACAGCTACGAGGACTTCATAGAGGGATTCAGACCTGTGGAGAAAAACGGAGGTTTGGTGTATCTTGTGAGCGACGGTGTTCTTAAGAGAATGGCGATTGAGGCAATTTATCGTGGACTCAGGGGCTCAACTTCAGGGGATTACACCGAGATGAAAAGGGAAGTCTTGGAGTTCCTTGAAAAGAGAAGGAGAGGAGAGAAAGTTGAATTCAACCCGCGCGGAAGGTACGTCCTTATCATCGACGAGATAAACAGGGGAAACATATCCCGGATTCTTGGTGAGGCGATAACCCTCCTAGACCCCGATAAGAGACTTGGAGGGGAAATGGAAACCATTATCACTCTCCCCTACTCAGGAGAGCCCTTTGCTCTTCCCCCCAACCTTTTCATTGTTGGCACAATGAACTCAACGGACAGAAGCATAGCCTTTCTCGACATGGCCCTCAGGAGGCGCTTTGCCTTCGTTGAACTTCTCCCCCAGCCGGAACTGTTGGGGAGCGTTGAGGTCGGCGGCGTAAACCTCCAGCATTTACTCGTGAGGATAAACGAGGCCATAGAAGAGGAGAGGGGCAAGGACTACACCATAGGACACGGTTACCTTATGGAGGTTGCTCTGGCAAAAGACAGGGTCAGGGCCCTGAGGAGGGTCTTCTACTACAAGATACTTCCGCTGCTCCAGGAGTACTTCTACGGTAACTGGGAAGCCCTAAGGAGGGCCCTTCCCGGCTTTAGTTTCATAGACGAGAAGGGTAGAATAGCCGAAATGAGTGATGAAGAGTTCATAGAAACTCTCAGGCGACTGGTGAGTGAAAAATGA